Proteins encoded within one genomic window of Kibdelosporangium phytohabitans:
- the rpsD gene encoding 30S ribosomal protein S4 codes for MARYTGPATRKSRRLKVDLVGGDKAFERRPYPPGQHGRGRVKESEYLLQLQEKQKARFTYGVLERQFRKYYDEAVRQQGKTGEVLLQLLESRLDNVVYRAGLARTRRQARQLVSHGHFIVNGVKVNVPSYQVTKFDIIDVKPKSIPTLPFEVAKATMGDRPIPAWLQVVPSNLRILVHQRPERAQIDVPVQEQLIVEFYSK; via the coding sequence ATGGCTCGTTATACGGGACCTGCCACGCGTAAGTCGCGTCGGCTCAAGGTTGACCTCGTCGGTGGCGACAAGGCGTTCGAGCGTCGCCCCTACCCGCCCGGCCAGCACGGCCGCGGCCGGGTCAAGGAGAGCGAGTACCTGCTCCAGCTGCAGGAGAAGCAGAAGGCGCGCTTCACCTACGGCGTGCTCGAGCGTCAGTTCCGCAAGTACTACGACGAGGCCGTCCGCCAGCAGGGCAAGACCGGTGAGGTCCTGCTCCAGCTGCTGGAGTCGCGTTTGGACAACGTGGTGTACCGCGCGGGTCTCGCGCGCACCCGCCGCCAGGCGCGCCAGCTGGTCAGCCACGGTCACTTCATCGTCAACGGCGTGAAGGTGAACGTGCCCAGCTACCAGGTCACCAAGTTCGACATCATCGACGTGAAGCCGAAGTCGATCCCGACGCTGCCGTTCGAGGTCGCCAAGGCGACCATGGGCGACCGTCCGATCCCGGCGTGGCTGCAGGTCGTTCCGTCGAACCTGCGGATCCTGGTGCACCAGCGGCCGGAGCGGGCGCAGATCGACGTGCCCGTCCAGGAACAGCTGATCGTCGAGTTCTACTCGAAGTAA
- the rplQ gene encoding 50S ribosomal protein L17: MPTPTKGRRLGGSPAHERMLLANLATSLFTHGRITTTEAKAKRLRPLAERLITKAKYAHQANEEYVKATPEAERKDKYSESGFKVSPAALHHRREITKVIRNKDVVHRLLAEIGPFFSDRDGGYTRIVKTLPRKGDNAKMAIIELVNEKTVTSEAEKARGTKFAKKADEPKAETKVEDQDAEAPESATKDAADEPAEGAEAKAEETPAEEKSEKKDES, encoded by the coding sequence ATGCCAACCCCCACGAAGGGGCGCCGCCTCGGCGGGTCTCCGGCGCACGAACGGATGTTGCTGGCCAACCTGGCCACCTCGCTGTTCACGCACGGCCGGATCACCACCACGGAGGCCAAGGCCAAGCGGTTGCGTCCGTTGGCCGAGCGCCTGATCACCAAGGCGAAGTACGCGCACCAGGCCAACGAGGAGTACGTCAAGGCGACTCCCGAGGCCGAGCGCAAGGACAAGTACAGCGAGTCCGGCTTCAAGGTCAGCCCGGCCGCACTGCACCACCGTCGTGAGATCACCAAGGTGATCCGCAACAAGGATGTCGTGCACCGCCTGCTGGCCGAGATCGGCCCGTTCTTCAGCGACCGCGACGGCGGCTACACCCGCATCGTCAAGACGCTGCCGCGCAAGGGCGACAACGCCAAGATGGCGATCATCGAGCTGGTCAACGAGAAGACCGTGACCAGCGAGGCGGAGAAGGCCCGCGGCACCAAGTTCGCCAAGAAGGCCGACGAGCCCAAGGCGGAGACCAAGGTGGAGGACCAGGACGCCGAGGCGCCCGAGTCCGCGACCAAGGACGCCGCTGACGAGCCCGCCGAGGGCGCCGAGGCCAAGGCCGAGGAGACCCCGGCCGAGGAGAAGTCAGAGAAGAAGGACGAGTCCTGA
- the truA gene encoding tRNA pseudouridine(38-40) synthase TruA, whose protein sequence is MRIRLDIAYDGTDFSGWARQPERRTVCGVLEDTLARILRLPEVRLTVAGRTDAGVHATGQVAHVDLPVVPEAYRLNRALPGDVRILGVSTVSADFDARFAALRRHYTYRVSDAVVAPLQRNHIVAWPRPLDIGLIDAAARTLLGTHDFVAFCKRREGATTIRELQRLDWRGDGEVLIAEVSADAFCHSMVRSLVGALLAVGEGKRPLDWPAKLLTAEARSSEVTVAPAHGLILTKVDYPADADLAARAAETRNVRTLTS, encoded by the coding sequence CTGCGCATACGCCTGGACATCGCCTACGACGGAACGGACTTCTCCGGCTGGGCTCGTCAGCCCGAGCGCCGGACCGTCTGCGGGGTCCTCGAGGACACGCTCGCGCGGATTCTGCGGCTGCCCGAGGTCCGTTTGACTGTGGCCGGGCGGACGGACGCGGGCGTGCACGCGACCGGACAGGTGGCCCATGTGGACCTTCCGGTCGTGCCGGAGGCGTACCGCCTCAACCGCGCACTGCCCGGTGACGTCAGGATCCTGGGCGTGTCGACGGTGTCCGCGGATTTCGACGCCCGTTTCGCCGCGCTGCGCAGGCATTACACCTACCGCGTGTCGGACGCCGTGGTGGCTCCCTTGCAGCGCAACCACATCGTGGCGTGGCCACGGCCGCTGGACATCGGCCTGATCGACGCGGCCGCTCGGACCTTGCTGGGAACACACGACTTCGTGGCCTTCTGCAAGCGCCGCGAAGGTGCCACGACGATCCGCGAGTTGCAGCGCCTCGACTGGCGCGGGGACGGCGAGGTGCTGATCGCCGAGGTGTCCGCGGACGCCTTCTGCCACTCCATGGTCCGCAGCCTGGTCGGTGCGCTGCTGGCTGTCGGAGAAGGAAAACGCCCGCTCGACTGGCCGGCGAAGCTGCTCACCGCCGAGGCCCGCTCCAGCGAGGTCACGGTGGCACCGGCGCACGGCCTGATCCTGACCAAAGTGGACTACCCGGCCGACGCGGACCTCGCCGCGCGAGCGGCCGAAACCAGAAACGTCCGCACATTGACCTCGTGA
- a CDS encoding DNA-directed RNA polymerase subunit alpha codes for MLISQRPSLAEEPVSETRSRFVIEPLEPGFGYTLGNSLRRTLLSSIPGAAVTSIRIDGVLHEFTTVPGVKEDVTDIILNLKELVVSSEEDEPVTMYLRKQGPGEVTAGDIVPPAGVTVHNPDLHIATLNGKGKLEIELVVERGRGYVPAVQNKQAGAEIGRIPVDSIYSPVLKVTYKVEATRVEQRTDFDKLILDVESKPSITPRDAVASAGKTLVELFGLARELNVDAEGIEIGPSPAEADTIAAYAMPIEDLDLTVRSYNCLKREGIHTVGELVSRSEADLLDIRNFGAKSIDEVKMKLVSLGLALKDSPPGFDPTAAASDYPAESAWATADTSVDTSHDDGQDYAETEQL; via the coding sequence GTGCTTATCTCACAGCGTCCCAGTCTCGCCGAAGAGCCCGTCAGCGAGACCAGGTCCCGGTTCGTCATCGAGCCGCTGGAGCCTGGTTTCGGTTACACGCTCGGCAACTCGCTGCGCCGCACCCTGCTGTCCTCGATCCCGGGGGCGGCGGTCACCAGCATCCGCATCGACGGCGTGCTGCACGAGTTCACCACCGTCCCGGGGGTGAAGGAAGACGTCACCGACATCATCCTGAACCTCAAGGAGCTCGTCGTCTCGTCCGAGGAGGACGAGCCGGTCACCATGTACCTGCGCAAGCAGGGCCCCGGTGAGGTCACCGCAGGGGACATCGTGCCGCCGGCCGGTGTCACCGTGCACAACCCCGATCTGCACATCGCCACGCTGAACGGCAAGGGCAAGCTGGAGATCGAGCTGGTCGTCGAGCGGGGCCGCGGTTACGTGCCCGCGGTGCAGAACAAGCAGGCCGGTGCCGAGATCGGCCGGATCCCGGTGGACTCGATCTACTCGCCGGTGCTGAAGGTGACCTACAAGGTCGAGGCGACGCGTGTCGAGCAGCGCACGGACTTCGACAAGCTGATCCTGGACGTGGAGTCGAAGCCGTCGATCACCCCCCGCGACGCGGTGGCGTCGGCTGGCAAGACCCTGGTCGAGCTGTTCGGCCTGGCGCGTGAGCTGAACGTCGATGCCGAGGGCATCGAGATCGGCCCGTCGCCCGCGGAGGCGGACACCATCGCCGCCTACGCGATGCCGATCGAGGACCTCGACCTGACGGTCCGGTCGTACAACTGCCTCAAGCGCGAGGGCATCCACACCGTGGGTGAACTGGTTTCGCGCAGCGAGGCGGACCTGCTGGACATCCGCAACTTCGGTGCGAAGTCGATCGACGAGGTCAAGATGAAGCTCGTCAGCCTCGGCCTCGCGCTCAAGGACAGCCCTCCCGGGTTCGACCCGACCGCCGCGGCGTCGGACTACCCCGCCGAGAGCGCTTGGGCGACCGCGGACACCAGCGTCGACACCAGCCACGACGACGGCCAGGACTACGCCGAGACGGAGCAGCTCTGA